In Oncorhynchus kisutch isolate 150728-3 linkage group LG5, Okis_V2, whole genome shotgun sequence, a genomic segment contains:
- the LOC109891050 gene encoding 60S ribosomal protein L22-like has product MYFMYLCRPDIGFSKPCLFLSGQESPANMAPIKKQVVKKTKTGGKKKKQALKFTLDCTHPVEDGIMDAANFEQFLQERIKVNGKAGNLGGGVVSIERSKSKISVNSEVPFSKRYLKYLTKKYLKKNNLRDWLRVVANTKESYELRYFQINQDEEEEEDED; this is encoded by the exons ATGTATTTCATGTATTTATGTAGACCGGATATAGGATTTAGCAAACCCTGCCTCTTCCTTTCTGGACAAGAATCGCCGGCCAACATGGCTCCGATT AAGAAGCAGGTCGTCAAAAAGACCAAGACGGGTGGCAAGAAGAAGAAGCAGGCCCTGAAGTTCACCCTGGACTGCACTCACCCAGTGGAGGATGGCATCATGGATGCTGCCAACTTT GAACAGTTCCTGCAGGAGCGCATCAAGGTCAATGGTAAAGCTGGGAACCTGGGTGGTGGCGTGGTGTCCATTGAAAGGAGCAAGAGCAAAATCTCTGTGAATTCTGAGGTGCCATTCTCCAAAAG GTACTTGAAATACCTGACCAAGAAGTACCTGAAGAAGAACAATCTGAGGGACTGGCTGCGTGTGGTGGCCAACACCAAGGAGAGTTATGAACTGCGATACTTCCAGATCAaccaggatgaggaagaggaggaggacgaagACTAA